The Astatotilapia calliptera chromosome 2, fAstCal1.2, whole genome shotgun sequence genome includes a window with the following:
- the LOC113028275 gene encoding butyrophilin subfamily 1 member A1-like yields the protein MTLEWTRPDLDPRFVFLWRAGQDLINMKNPSYKGRSSLFTDELKHGNISLKLSKVKPADQGRYRCYIPEKDEEVFIDLVVGAVSSPVISLANLDKAISGVVLQCESAGWYPEPELLWLDGEGNLLSAGPAETLRGPDDLYTVSSRVTVEKRHSNNITCRVQQRNTNQSRESHIHVPDEHFQLNSSSAAAIIIGVVVSLVLSIVLTLIGVFFIWRRNKTNVWKPHCLRKKQETTKTEPDQEQETLMTQDIEPSGGSSALKKHQQQMEKNMKEEESSKTELEKNQHAAEEKLKEEHHHLQKKHAEISNMKKEEENQEADKMLEDDKKQDFQQQEAKQPDVTGVERPQKTPEHETPKRTNTRTFVATNQTRAEESAGWRHPAGTEQKPQESAVTSSQTQPAADCTTADQPLSPETQDPRAPHTPTGAHQSQGGQTRPSSCQEEKHEADKKLKEEKKQDFQQEEKKPPTKEFWKQLEKNQHAAEEKLKEEHHHLQKKHAEISNMKKEVNTHTLLF from the exons ATGACTTTGGAGTGGACAAGACCCGACCTGGACCCCAGATTTGTATTTCTGTGGCGTGCAGGTCAGGACctcataaatatgaaaaatccaTCCTACAAAGGTCGATCATCATTGTTCACTGATGAGCTGAAACATGGAAACATTTCACTGAAACTATCCAAAGTAAAACCTGCAGACCAGGGCAGATACAGATGTTACATCCCAGAGAAGGATGAAGAAGTTTTTATTGATCTTGTGGTCG GTGCTGTCTCCTCACCTGTCATCAGCTTAGCAAACCTTGATAAAGCCATCAGTGGAGTGGTGTTACAGTGTGAGTCTGCAGGCTGGTATCCAGAGCCTGAGCTGCTGTGGTTGGACGGTGAGGGAAACCTCCTCTCTGCTGGACCTGCAGAGACCCTCAGAGGTCCTGATGACCTCTATActgtcagcagcagagtgactgtggagaagagacacagcaacaacatcacCTGCAGAGTCCAACAGAGGAACACCAACCAGAGCAGAGAGTCACACATACATGTTCCAG aTGAACACTTCCAGCTCAACTCCAgttctgctgctgccatcatcattgGTGTAGTTGTTAGTTTGGTTCTAAGCATCGTCTTGACTTTAATTGGAGTTTTTTTCATCTGGAGACGAAACAAAACAA ATGTCTGGAAACCTCACTGCTTacgaaaaaaacaagaaacaacaaaaactgaacCAGACCAAGAGCAGGAGACACTCATGACACAGGACATCGAGCCA TCTGGAGGCTCATCAGCTCTCAAAAAACATCAGcaacagatggagaaaaacatgaaagaggAGGAATCCAGTAAAACAGAG TTGGAGAAAAACCAACATGCAGCTGAGGAGAAGCTGAAGGAGGAACATCATCACCTGCAGAAGAAACATGCAGAGATCAGCAACATGAAGAAagaa GAGGAAAACCAGGAAGCTGACAAGATGTTGGAAGATGAtaaaaaacaggattttcaGCAGCAGGAGGCAAAACAACCAGATGTCACAGGAGTGGAGAGGCCCCAGAAAACCCCAGAGCATGAGACCCCCAAAAggacaaacacacgcacatttGTGGCCACGAATCAAACGAGAGCAGAGGAGAGCGCTGGATGGAGACACCCAGCAGGCACAGAGCAGAAGCCCCAGGAGTCTGCGGTTACGAGCTCACAGACTCAGCCAGCAGCTGACTGCACCACAGCAGACCAACCTCTGAGCCCAGAGACCCAGGATCCAAGGGCCCCCCACACCCCAACAGGGGCCCATCAGAGCCAGGGGGGCCAAACCCGACCAAGCAGCTGCCAG GAGGAAAAACATGAAGCTGACAAAAAGttgaaggaggagaaaaaacaggatttccagcaggaggagaaaaaaccACCCACCAAAGAATTTTGGAAACAG TTGGAGAAAAACCAACATGCAGCTGAGGAGAAGCTGAAGGAGGAACATCATCACCTGCAGAAGAAACATGCAGAGATCAGCAACATGAAGAAagaagtaaacacacacacactgttgtttTGA